Proteins encoded in a region of the Diadema setosum chromosome 7, eeDiaSeto1, whole genome shotgun sequence genome:
- the LOC140230983 gene encoding uncharacterized protein, which produces MDESEEGEGAGKETSLECKDVTDEEEERGRGGENDPPIIGDECVELDKANDGQASTPADQNKAGDNVDNECDVAPEQCSKTGNDEKDSGGREVNDTNGSAKGWREEQSGFASAADVESHQEVGEEKMEQEGKDADVPPEQSRGRCGIVPEEEIRDTEPAPEEAQARESGEPERMEDAPAQSPPQDEPSVDQIALPDVTTLDGARQKISELKEQLEGEKTLRRDLEKANSALTQQVDKLHQEVHNLRRAGMVAIETQEIGIQTEPECIHIQDEQASNQAEVYQVGESSNATNQPSSSSGTRDWATRGSAQGHSSSSSSRSIADSVRATAEAALAHSGVVLDEASGMYYDYNSGYYYDPNNHLYYDPARGIYYYYDEQSQSYQFHSRVEMPEVVVGRSGTQRNHVGGGRRDRDRHRGERSRRKNRDQNREDHSATNERQSTSADATCEVIDITSPTEDYPENGNDVGSQPQEGEERGDGHDVVEIVDEDDPARHHRRRRRRKSSSSRKRKKVAGEEERRADGEELPDVIVLDSDESEMEEGELSESSSESRSSSRMDSGEDGEEGWSDDSEESMVIGDDEDDVQSVEATKVDYPPCIRMIVVRSESMKLGSLAVVTCTGGSIGREGSNHILLVPELGVSKTHAQIAYDKEKGFYTITDLGSQNGTVLNGVPLTQKSRVKSDPQPLSHKDYLTFGTTTLRIHIHRGSETCDECEPGQVQAMIRQQQSLEATSAGLGDKEQQRRRELRKLKKKYMLAGGGGTRDLHRTNAEYKDRAEERRVTVGSDNPYQPDDLPASVNRAISDTNMGHKMLKKMGWKEGDSLGTGDSGIKEPIQVFLHGKKAGLGAGGLKSMDSMEVLGRRNSENWDFARDRFRQLDQGTSRQVGRPQPMRWVKGRIQSADDQQKNEDGSRKDGGMPVEVVGTDGAGAHPQRNARENSDGTAGEKDDEILEKDRSCTAESSVKQGSASDKSETLQGPILVVPSVACVSKDGVSSAQDRVANMEGGDVASTAGQVAGDEQMQASQRKDHDVSKPACGQGPALAGDGQSSSDHQGKVQNLVEAPVEREAAKKPIKFVIPPRLSPKPGGGKTPLTASAPPAPRPAPSPESNGEGSSTRRTRQSRRRTKDRTEKIDMFENG; this is translated from the exons ATGGATGAATCTGAAGAAGGCGAAGGCGCGGGAAAAGAGACAAGTTTGGAG TGTAAAGATGTAACAGACGAGGAGGAAGAAAGAGGCAGAGGAGGGGAGAATGATCCACCAATTATTGGTGATGAATGTGTTGAACTGGACAAGGCTAATGATGGGCAAGCCAGTACCCCTGCTGACCAGAATAAAGCTGGTGACAATGTCGACAATGAATGTGATGTTGCTCCAGAACAGTGCTCAAAGACAGGGAATGATGAAAAGGATTCTGGTGGAAGGGAAGTAAATGATACTAATGGGAGTGCCAAAGGATGGAGGGAAGAACAGAGTGGGTTTGCATCGGCAGCAGACGTTGAGTCTCATCAAGAGGTGGGTGAGGAGAAGATGGAACAGGAGGGAAAAGATGCTGATGTGCCACCAGAGCAGTCACGCGGTAGATGCGGAATAGTGCCGGAGGAGGAGATCAGGGATACAGAGCCAGCCCCTGAGGAAGCACAAGCTAGAGAGAGTGGAGAGCCAGAAAGGATGGAGGATGCCCCGGCACAAAGCCCACCGCAAGACGAGCCCAGCGTCGACCAGATAGCCCTCCCTGACGTGACAACACTGGATGGTGCAAGGCAGAAGATTAGTGAGCTGAAAGAGCAGCTGGAGGGAGAGAAGACCTTACGGCGAGATCTGGAGAAGGCAAACTCTGCCCTCACACAGCAG GTGGACAAACTGCACCAGGAAGTGCACAACCTCCGGCGAGCAGGTATGGTTGCCATAGAAACGCAAGAGATTGGCATCCAGACAGAACCAGAGTGCATCCACATCCAGGATGAGCAAGCTTCCAATCAGGCGGAGGTCTACCAGGTTGGAGAGAGTTCAAATGCTACCAATcaaccatcatcatcgtcaggCACAAGGGACTGGGCAACCAGAGGTAGTGCACAG GGGcattcatcatcttcatcatctagGTCAATAGCAGACAGTGTGCGTGCCACAGCGGAGGCTGCCCTTGCTCACTCTGGAGTAGTTTTAGATGAAGCCAGTGGAATGTACTACGACTACAACTCTGGCTACTACTATGACCCT AACAATCATCTCTACTATGACCCTGCCCGAGGGATCTACTACTACTATGACGAGCAGTCCCAGTCTTACCAGTTTCACTCCAGGGTCGAGATGCCTGAAGTCGTTGTGGGCCGGTCGGGGACCCAGAGGAACCACGTGGGCGGCGGCCGGAGGGACAGGGACAGACATAGAGGGGAACGGTCAAGGAGAAAAAACCGTGACCAGAACAGAGAGGAT CACTCTGCAACCAATGAAAGGCAGTCAACTTCGGCAGATGCAACCTGCGAGGTCATCGACATAACCAGCCCCACAGAGGACTATCCTGAGAACGGAAATGACGTTGGCAGCCAGCCCCAGGAAGGTGAAGAGAGGGGGGACGGGCACGATGTCGTGGAGATCGTCGACGAGGATGACCCGGCCAGGCACCACCGCCGCCGACGAAGGAGGAAGTCCTCATCGAGCAGGAAGCGGAAGAAGGTGGcaggggaggaggagaggagagcCGATGGGGAAGAACTGCCCGACGTCATTGTCCTTGACTCTGACGAGTCCGAGATGGAGGAGGGGGAACTTTCAGAGAGCTCCTCCGAGAGTCGGTCGTCAAGTCGAATGGACTCTGGCGAAGATGGGGAGGAGGGGTGGTCAGACGATAGTGAGGAATCCATGGTCATTGGTGACGATGAGGATGATGTCCAGAGCGTTGAAG CAACGAAGGTCGATTATCCCCCCTGCATTAGGATGATAGTGGTTCGATCCGAGTCTATGAAGCTTGGATCATTGGCTGTGGTCACATGCACCGGAGGTTCCATTGGCAG GGAAGGATCAAATCACATCCTGCTCGTGCCGGAGCTTGGGGTGAGCAAGACACACGCACAGATCGCCTACGACAAGGAGAAAGGGTTCTACACCATCACCGACCTGGGCAGTCAGAATGGCACAGTGCTGAATGGAGTGCCTCTCACTCAAAAG TCGCGTGTGAAGAGTGACCCCCAGCCCCTTTCCCACAAAGACTACCTGACCTTTGGCACTACCACCCTTCGGATCCACATTCACCGCGGCAGTGAGACATGTGATGAGTGTGAACCGGGCCAGGTGCAAGCCATGATTAGACAACAGCAGTCATTGGAAG CTACTTCCGCGGGACTGGGAGACAAAGAACAGCAGCGGCGGCGTGAGCTGCGCAAGCTGAAGAAAAAGTACATGCTGGCTGGCGGTGGAGGAACGAGGGACCTCCACCGAACTAACGCAGAGTACAAGGACCGGGCAGAGGAGAGGCGCGTCACCGTCGGCAGCGACAACCCATACCAACCTGACGACCTGCCAGCATCGGTTAACAG AGCTATATCTGACACCAATATGGGCCACAAGATGCTGAAAAAGATGGGATGGAAAGAAGGGGATTCTCTAGGCACTGGTGACTCAGGGATCAAGGAACCG ATACAAGTATTCCTGCATGGCAAGAAGGCTGGCCTTGGTGCCGGTGGACTCAAATCCATGGACAGTATGGAGGTGCTGGGAAGGAGGAACAGTGAAAACTGGGACTTTGCTAGAGACCGCTTCCGACAGCTGGACCAAGGGACCAGCCGTCAGGTTGGCCGACCCCAGCCCAtgaggtgggtcaaaggtcgaatTCAGAGTGCTGACGATCAGCAGAAGAATGAAGATGGTTCCAGAAAGGATGGGGGAATGCCAGTTGAGGTGGTGGGCACGGATGGTGCTGGAGCTCATCCTCAGAGGAACGCAAGAGAAAACTCTGATGGCACAGCTGGTGAAAAGGATGATGAAATCCTTGAGAAGGATAGAAGCTGCACAGCGGAAAGTAGTGTGAAGCAAGGGTCTGCCAGTGACAAGAGTGAAACTTTGCAGGGACCCATCCTTGTGGTGCCATCAGTGGCATGCGTCTCAAAGGATGGGGTGTCATCCGCTCAAGATAGGGTTGCTAATATGGAGGGAGGGGATGTTGCAAGCACCGCTGGGCAGGTGGCAGGGGACGAACAGATGCAGGCATCTCAGAGGAAAGACCATGATGTCTCCAAGCCAGCTTGCGGACAGGGTCCAGCGTTGGCTGGAGATGGTCAGAGTTCTTCCGATCACCAGGGCAAAGTGCAGAATCTTGTGGAGGCTCCTGTGGAGCGCGAAGCGGCCAAGAAGCCCATCAAGTTTGTCATTCCGCCCAGACTGAGCCCCAAGCCCGGCGGTGGCAAGACCCCACTTACCGCCTCAGCCCCGCCCGCCCCTCGCCCCGCCCCCTCCCCAGAGAGTAACGGGGAGGGGTCATCCACGAGGCGAACCCGGCAATCAAGGAGGAGGACCAAAGATAGAACTGAGAAGATTGACATGTTCGAAAATGGCTGA